In Anguilla rostrata isolate EN2019 chromosome 1, ASM1855537v3, whole genome shotgun sequence, a genomic segment contains:
- the ndufa3 gene encoding NADH dehydrogenase [ubiquinone] 1 alpha subcomplex subunit 3 yields MAGRVGAFLKNAWAKEPVITVSCGIGLIACIMPFVSPYTKYTVKMNKAMPYNYPVPVRDDGNMPDIPSHPSDPQGNQLEWLKNF; encoded by the exons ATGGCAGGAC GAGTCGGAGCCTTCTTGAAGAATGCTTGGGCCAAAGAGCCAGTGATCACAGTCTCTTGTGGAATTGGACTGATAG CTTGCATCATGCCTTTTGTGAGCCCCTATACAAAGTACACAGTCAAGATGAATAAAGCCATGCCATACAACTACCCAG TTCCTGTGAGAGATGATGGCAACATGCCTGACATCCCAAGCCACCCATCAGACCCCCAGGGGAACCAGTTAGAATGGCTGAAAAACTTCTAA